A window of Massilia sp. NR 4-1 genomic DNA:
ACCGCCGTGATCCTGGGCTGGGCCTTGCTGGGACAGAGCATGCGCGGCTGGTCGCTACTAGGATTGGTGACAGTATTCGGCAGCGTGCTGGCCGTACAATGGGCGCAGGCTGCCCCACCGCCACCACAACCACAACGTGTTTAGGAGTTTGATGTGTACGACAATATTAAAAAACTGATTGAATCCCGCACCTCGGTCAACAACTTCGACAGCAGCCGCACGCTGAACGACCAGCAGCTTGCGGAGCTGGTGCGCCTGGCCACGCTGGCGCCATCGGCCTACAACTTCCAGAACTGGAAATTCGTCGCCGTGCGTTCGCCGCAGGCCAAGGAGCGTCTGCTGTCCGTCGCCTATGGCCAGAAAAAAGTGGTGGAAGCTGCCGTCACCTTCATCGTCTGCGGCACGCTGGCCGCGCATGAGGGACTGGCCGGCGCGCTCCAGCCATCGCTCGACGCCGGCATCATCAATGCCTCGATGCTGCAAAGCTGGGTGGGGATGGCGCAAGGCGCGCACCACGACAATCCGCAACTGCAGCGCGACGAAGCGATCCGCTCCGCCTCGCTGGCGGCCATGACGCTGATCCTGGCGGCGGAAGGCATGGGCCTGGCCACCTGCCCGATGGGCGGTTTCGACCGGGACGGCGTGGCGCGCGAATTCGGCCTCTCCGAGCGCGATGTGCCGGTGATGCTGGTGACGGTGGGCTACGCCGCGCCGGAGAATTGGCCGCAAAAGCCGCGCAAGCCGCTGGCCGAAGTGATGGAGTTTGCCTGAAGTGAAAAGGCCACGGCGGATGCCGTGGCCTGAATGGAGAGGCCGGAGAGCGCGTGCGCGCCGGCCCGGGATTAACGGTAGAAGGCTTCGACCTTGCCCTTCAGCTTGATCAGCATGGGGCGGCCCTTGCGGTCCAGGGTTTTACCGGCTGGCACCTTGATCCAGCCTTCGCTGACGCAGTATTCCTCGACGTCGAAGCGCTCTTTGTCATTGAATTTGATGCCGATATCGAACTCGAACACGGCCGCGACATGGTGCGGGCTGCGAGGGTCGACGGACAGGTGATCGGGCAGTGGGGGGCGGGTAGTAGTATCGTTCATGGCCGAAATTATCCGCCAGAACGCGTTCCAGCACAACGCCCCGCTGCCGATGGTTGTGGACAAATCACCAATCTTTTCAT
This region includes:
- a CDS encoding nitroreductase family protein, translating into MYDNIKKLIESRTSVNNFDSSRTLNDQQLAELVRLATLAPSAYNFQNWKFVAVRSPQAKERLLSVAYGQKKVVEAAVTFIVCGTLAAHEGLAGALQPSLDAGIINASMLQSWVGMAQGAHHDNPQLQRDEAIRSASLAAMTLILAAEGMGLATCPMGGFDRDGVAREFGLSERDVPVMLVTVGYAAPENWPQKPRKPLAEVMEFA
- a CDS encoding DUF3297 family protein, which produces MNDTTTRPPLPDHLSVDPRSPHHVAAVFEFDIGIKFNDKERFDVEEYCVSEGWIKVPAGKTLDRKGRPMLIKLKGKVEAFYR